CGGTCAGCGATACTGTAAAGATACTCGCGGTGTTGCTCGGAAAGATTGGTGGCGTCCAGAATAAGGGAGTTCCCCCTCTTCAGCAATTTCTCAATGAGGGAGTGTATCACCCGGAAGAGATACGAGCTTTCTTCCAGGCTATAACTCGGGGACGGGAAAAGGACTTTACGTAAAGCGTCACTTTCCAAAACAACGAAAGGTAACCTCTCAGCCAGCTTGCTACAGAAAAAAGACTTGCCGGTACCGGGCAGGCCGCTGACAACGACCAGGACAGGCTTAACTACCGGCTCGGGGAGCTGCCCCAAGCTCCCGGCCAACATCTGCGCTTTAGCCTCGAGCTGAGTGTTTTCCATCCCTCCTTAGCTGAATATTATATTATAGAACGTTTTTTCTCGTTCCGCTAGACCTTTGCTAAAATTGAATTCCCCTTCCCACCCTGAGACCCTTCGCTACGCTCAGGGTGAGCCTGTCGAACCCTCCACTCGCCCTTCGACAGGCTCAGGACGAGCGGACTATGTACAATGATTTACGCAACTAAGCATTAGTCGCTTAAAAAGCGAAACCCAGCGTGCCGGTTCCGGTAGCATAACCCATCACCGGGCTGAACTCGGTTATCCACAACTCAGCATAATCG
Above is a window of Dehalococcoidales bacterium DNA encoding:
- a CDS encoding ATP-binding protein; amino-acid sequence: MENTQLEAKAQMLAGSLGQLPEPVVKPVLVVVSGLPGTGKSFFCSKLAERLPFVVLESDALRKVLFPSPSYSLEESSYLFRVIHSLIEKLLKRGNSLILDATNLSEQHREYLYSIADRLDAKLVLVRVEAPPEVVRGRLQSRLEGRESKSDADWTVYQKMKSSVEKIHRKHYVVDTSRDIEPVLDKIIREVKH